The Vibrio pomeroyi genome window below encodes:
- a CDS encoding phaC PHA synthase: MKKLLSVLAVSAAVMAPAAFASSPVMFSTINGFNAPDSDAVGGVRLALLHGQVNDLKGLDLAVVGMSETQTTTGVNLGIFGASKVNQEMTGASLGFFNWNTGQTTGLNLGAVNITNDVKGANVSFVNYSEGNTMVDVGAANLSEVSTVQVGIFNKTNKIEGVQVGLINCADNGFFPCFPIVNFAK, encoded by the coding sequence ATGAAAAAACTACTTTCAGTACTTGCTGTGTCGGCAGCAGTAATGGCACCTGCGGCATTCGCTTCTTCGCCAGTTATGTTTTCAACAATCAACGGCTTCAACGCACCTGATTCAGATGCCGTTGGCGGTGTGCGTTTGGCTTTACTTCATGGACAAGTTAACGATCTTAAAGGTCTTGATCTTGCGGTTGTGGGTATGTCAGAAACGCAAACAACAACAGGTGTGAACCTGGGTATTTTTGGTGCATCTAAAGTGAACCAAGAAATGACAGGCGCGTCACTGGGTTTCTTTAACTGGAACACAGGCCAAACAACGGGTCTTAACTTAGGTGCAGTTAACATCACTAACGATGTGAAAGGCGCGAACGTGAGTTTCGTCAACTACTCAGAAGGTAACACTATGGTTGATGTTGGCGCAGCGAACCTTTCAGAAGTGTCTACGGTTCAGGTTGGTATCTTCAACAAAACCAACAAAATCGAAGGCGTACAGGTTGGTTTGATCAACTGTGCTGATAACGGTTTCTTCCCGTGCTTCCCGATTGTAAACTTTGCTAAGTAA